Proteins encoded by one window of Rutidosis leptorrhynchoides isolate AG116_Rl617_1_P2 chromosome 7, CSIRO_AGI_Rlap_v1, whole genome shotgun sequence:
- the LOC139859105 gene encoding uncharacterized protein, translated as MIYATISKYLLHTILEILETNTSAKKACDRLKSVFHDNQGSHLVDLEHKFTNLKLDNFPNLSAYCQVVKILVTQMNNVDLDITYQRMVLQVVVGLSDNYATIGTHISEAKTLPNFNEARSKLILEEARINRYSSKSEIALESDLHTTTINRESSQSNNRDNQRKRRSPWWWSFELLEQRKRQPPNQLPNLTF; from the coding sequence ATGATCTACGCTACCATCTCCAAATACCTGTTACACACCATCCTCGAAATCCTCGAAACCAATACATCTGCCAAGAAGGCGTGTGATCGCCTTAAAAGCGTTTTTCATGATAATCAAGGATCTCACCTTGTTGATCTTGAACACAAATTTACCAACCTCAAATTagacaattttccaaatctttctGCCTACTGTCAAGTGGTGAAGATACTTGTGACTCAAATGAACAACGTTGATCTCGATATCACTTATCAACGAATGGTACTTCAAGTGGTTGTTGGTTTAAGTGACAATTATGCTACTATTGGCACCCACATCTCCGAGGCAAAAACACTTCCCAATTTCAATGAAGCGAGGTCAAAACTCATTCTAGAAGAAGCTCGTATCAATCGCTACTCTTCCAAATCTGAAATTGCTCTTGAAAGTGATCTCCATACCACTACAATTAATCGGGAATCATCTCAATCCAACAACAGAGACAATCAGAGGAAGAGGAGGTCACCGTGGTGGTGGTCATTCGAGTTATTAGAGCAGAGGAAGAGGCAACCACCAAACCAGTTACCAAACCTCACCTTTTAA